One genomic region from Tigriopus californicus strain San Diego chromosome 4, Tcal_SD_v2.1, whole genome shotgun sequence encodes:
- the LOC131879912 gene encoding tRNA (adenine(37)-N6)-methyltransferase-like: MTRLTMAHATLDQHWQQLCVIRSELKNLRSNLHGLRQKHLQDVQKIRASLAQLHAESAQPVAPLAPDAADPPPWDWRPIGTIHSCFQSKNGTPRQSGLSPTAVGTLILHGPELNGGIHNLHYALQGLSGFSHVWLLFVFHRNNGPKQFVKTKVCPPRLKERVGLFSTRSPHRPNPIGLTLAKIEAVFDDRVELSGIDLIQDTPVLDIKPYIPDYDSPWKAESHGDTKVRTPKWINNPNDDLSVIFSPTAAQQLANLEGDLDLRKLKGPGDLNQAIVEVLRADPRSVYRQERCQDQIYHMTVDHGVHVSAWFDQDNREVMVLKVKKTVTDGQCQE, from the exons ATGACGCGCTTAACCATGGCCCATGCGACACTCGACCAGCATTGGCAACAACTCTGTGTCATTCGATCGGAGCTGAAGAATTTGAG GTCCAATCTTCACGGTTTGAGGCAAAAACACCTTCAAGACGTTCAAAAGATTCGAGCATCCCTGGCCCAGTTGCATGCTGAGTCGGCCCAGCCCGTGGCCCCATTGGCCCCGGATGCGGCTGACCCGCCCCCATGGGACTGGCGGCCTATTGGCACCATACACTCTTGTTTCCAAAGCAAAAATGGCACGCCTCGCCAATCCGGACTCAGTCCCACGGCCGTGGGCACGCTCATCCTCCATGGACCCGAATTGAACGGGGGCATTCATAACCTCCACTACGCTTTGCAAGGCTTGTCCGGCTTCTCGCACGTGTGGCTGCTTTTTGTCTTCCATCGGAACAACGGGCCCAAACAGTTTGTCAAAACCAAGGTGTGTCCACCTCGGCTCAAAGAACGGGTCGGCCTGTTCTCCACTCGCAGCCCGCATCGACCCAATCCGATTGGTTTGACCCTGGCTAAAATCGAGGCTGTTTTCGACGATCGGGTCGAACTCTCGGGCATCGATTTGATTCAAGACACTCCCGTATTAGATATCAAGCCCTACATTCCGGACTACGACTCACCGTGGAAGGCTGAGTCCCATGGGGACACAAAAGTGCGCACACCCAAGTGGATTAATAACCCCAATGACGATTTGAGCGTGATTTTCAGTCCGACAGCGGCTCAgcaattggccaatttggagGGTGATTTGGATCTTCGGAAGTTGAAGGGTCCCGGTGATTTGAATCAGGCCATTGTGGAGGTCTTACGGGCTGACCCGCGATCAGTTTACCGGCAGGAACGGTGTCAGGATCAAATTTATCACATGACGGTGGATCATGGGGTCCATGTGAGTGCCTGGTTCGATCAAGACAATCGAGAGGTCATGGTGTTAAAGGTGAAGAAAACTGTAACTGATGGTCAGTGCCAAGAATGA
- the LOC131878885 gene encoding uncharacterized protein LOC131878885 has product MHDSLSSHQSTQTFTPPSLSTPSTNPSPQPSTTTRLFDLFVQDFETQFSQLTDECKSHLKREKLAVTSRYVLDFLFCYLIICPLDVLFWRGTWEYSKIFLKELVFGDECVYTNITCLVASLVAAISLHFAEDSIRLAAGRSGTVWHKVVTRLFNIGCGIIEIYMFKGVWDGIDCYTEAQSILAAALILAVGVGVLFSCGALRSVISVPMGIVLDVDGNLCHLEPYFEHKDDDTLVHKTRNVIVSTALEICVIFVWHGVWTLIDIGFHHFHYTHGPSAPISFLVGFFGGFLILLWQIPLLQFFNSKDVPNWSKSLMNLFFCLFAVFFAVNSFRGTWYIIDEIYLTESYVQSLTNGWMIATALMLMLSTSASLQPGIIHDPPNLQDGVTIAFHYFTFFHVQDVEYQVELIGNEGIKMEKSPWRRAMAISIPPLSEKDFEKAEKSLTNYTNVTTPF; this is encoded by the exons ATGCACGACTCTCTGAGTTCCCATCAATCCACCCAAACCTTCACACCTCCTTCCTTGTCTACTCCATCAACCAACCCCTCTCCACAACCATCGACCACAACCCGCCTCTTTGACCTCTTCGTTCAAGACTTTGAGACTCAATTCAGTCAATTGACGGATGAGTGCAAGTCGCATTTGAAGAGGGAGAAATTGGCGGTCACATCCCGATACGTTCTCGATTTCCTCTTTTGTTATCTCATCATTTGTCCGCTCGATGTGCTCTTTTGGCGGGGCACTTGGGAGTATTCCAAGATCTTCCTCAAAGAGCTCGTTTTTGGC GACGAGTGTGTTTATACCAACATAACGTGTTTGGTGGCCTCTTTGGTGGCAGCGATCAGTCTTCATTTTGCCGAGGACTCCATTCGACTTGCAGCTGGTCGAAGTGGAACGGTGTGGCACAAGGTCGTGACCCGTTTGTTTAACATTGGATGTGGCATCATTGAGATCTATATGTTCAAAGGCGTTTGGGATGGCATCGATTGTTATACTGAAGCCCAGTCCATATTGGCAGCAGCCTTGATTCTAGCCGTTGGAGTCGGCGTCTTGTTTTCGTGTGGAGCACTTCGATCCGTGATTAGTGTTCCCATGGGAATTGTTCTCGATGTGGATGGAAATCTATGCCATTTGGAGCCTTATTTTGAACACAAG GATGACGATACTTTGGTTCACAAAACCCGAAATGTGATTGTCAGCACCGCTTTGGAGATCTGTGTAATTTTCGTTTGGCACGGCGTTTGGACCTTGATCGATATTGGGTTCCACCATTTTCATTACACCCATGGACCTTCAGCACCCATCTCGTTC TTGGTGGGATTTTTCGGAGGTTTCCTCATTTTGCTCTGGCAAATCCCTCTCCTTCAATTCTTCAACTCCAAAGATGTtccaaattggtccaaatcgCTGATGAACCTTTTCTTCTGTTTGTTTGCCGTTTTTTTTGCTGTCAACTCATTCAGAGGGACATGGTACATCATTGACGAGATCTATTTGACCG AGAGCTACGTTCAGAGCTTgacaaatggatggatgattgcAACTGCTTTGATGCTGATGTTATCCACAAGTGCCTCACTTCAACCTGGAATCATACATGATCCACCAAATCTTCAAGATGGCGTCACTATAGCCTTTCACTACTTCACGTTCTTCCACGTTCAAGATGTGGAATATCAGGTGGAGTTGATTGGCAACGAgggaatcaaaatggaaaagtccCCCTGGCGGCGAGCGATGGCCATTAGTATTCCTCCGTTATCTGAGAAAGACTTCGAAAAGGCTGAGAAGAGTCTGACGAACTACACAAATGTGACGACTCCATTTTGA
- the LOC131879911 gene encoding uncharacterized protein LOC131879911: MAATLSPNSGGATGPSDGKRSEKFEEARFLRELVHLKDTQESIQGLSAWCLRNRKSAYKIARCWLKVIQKVKVEQRLPLFYLVNDVVQHAKKRNVSEMLAKFGPVIRESLPHVREAKIAERVIRVLGIWREREIYDLAFMNELLAIMAGHDHDEGGAKSEADQDIVDNFQPTQLCTQLKIMKALEDDTDYKLKTLQESEVNIIDIEPLRERLKDRQHGNDFINDFEDGRKRMEQYIKALDREIGKRRQVVELLQQGKKYYESLLGEADIVATAYTNFGKRLENVRTKLVTEKLVDLEKNQNLTSISPIPSPDYDAPSPQADEMELELPDDDEPPSHIAINEPAEGSHAAESHYQDQGGPPAPPPPSLRHSLGSAGPVGGDLNSRLDSFRNNIQGTSGHMDTNASFSLPSSSTTTLPSAVPLAPSTASSSNASMGSRRASKSSSSNDYSISEFLTKLASGEAVDVDKFTGGSKLTTKPTAALSDPPRHHAPPAPPRMSAGTPGENFWAGYGGHDPMGPSDMEMEPIPDWQLEARDESPPEEAHYNNVALARMAAKKEVNLISLTREESGTNGGALHVGPPSHAPPPPMTKPPPVMAETHAYSQPPPGPPPHRVHHPPSGLQNMNGGQNGSAPPPPAVPSGARPSLQDRLKSLAGVTFDSAAGGKEGGPWNHQAPGAQPTGPPPPRFHPPGSGPRPPPFFDQGNPNRFPLEGKTNNDFRPYAPVPMRGRGGFRGTRPPRAHFHRGGRW; this comes from the exons ATGGCGGCCACTCTCTCGCCCAACTCGGGGGGCGCCACGGGTCCTTCCGATGGGAAACGCTCCGAGAAATTCGAAGAGGCTCGGTTCTTGCGCGAATTGGTCCATCTGAAAGATACGCAAGAATCCATTCAAGGCTTGAGTGCGTGGTGCCTCCGGAACCGCAAATCCGCCTACAAAATCGCCCGTTGTTGGCTTAAGGTCATCCAGAAGGTCAAGGTGGAGCAACGGCTGCCGTTGTTCTACTTGGTCAATGATGTGGTTCAACACGCCAAAAAGCGGAATGTGAGCGAGATGCTGGCCAAGTTTGGCCCGGTCATCCGGGAATCGTTGCCGCACGTGCGCGAAGCCAAGATCGCCGAGCGCGTCATTCGCGTCTTGGGCATTTGGCGGGAGCGCGAGATCTATGATCTGGCCTTTATGAACGAGTTGCTGGCCATCATGGCCGGCCACGACCACGACGAAGGCGGGGCCAAGAGCGAGGCCGACCAAGATATCGTGGACAATTTTCAG CCCACTCAATTGTGTACgcaattgaaaattatgaagGCCTTGGAGGATGACACGGACTACAAATTGAAGACGCTCCAAGAGTCAGAGGTCAAtatcattgacattgaaccGCTTCGGGAACGCCTCAAAGATCGACAACACGGCAATGACTTCATTAATGACTTTGAAGATGGCCGGAAACGCATGGAACAGTATATCAAGGCCTTAGATCGTGAGATCGGCAAACGAAGACAAGTAGTGGAGCTTCTTCAGCAGGGCAAGAAATATTACGAGAGCCTCTTGGGTGAGGCTGACATCGTCGCCACG GCTTACACTAATTTTGGCAAACGCTTGGAAAATGTCAGAACCAAGTTGGTGACGGAGAAGTTGGTGGATTTGGAAAAGAATCAAAACTTGACCAGCATTAGTCCCATTCCCAGTCCCGACTACGATGCCCCTTCACCCCAAGCCGATGAAATGGAATTAGAATTGCCGGACGACGACGAACCGCCCTCGCACATCGCTATCAACGAGCCCGCTGAGGGCAGCCATGCAGCCGAATCACACTATCAAGATCAAGGCGGACCCCCAGCCCCGCCTCCACCGTCATTGCGCCATTCCTTGGGTAGTGCCGGACCGGTCGGAGGGGACCTCAATTCGCGGCTCGATTCGTTTCGAAACAACATCCAG GGCACGAGTGGTCACATGGACACGAACGCCTCCTTCTCCCTGCCGTCGTCGTCAACCACGACATTGCCTTCAGCAGTTCCCCTGGCACCCTCTACCGCCTCCAGTTCAAACGCCTCCATGGGATCTCGCCGAGCCTCCAAGTCGTCCTCTTCGAATGATTACAGCATTTCCGAATTCCTCACGAAGCTGGCCTCAGGTGAGGCTGTGGATGTGGACAAGTTCACGGGTGGGAGCAAACTCACCACTAAACCTACTGCGGCCTTGTCCGATCCGCCTCGACATCACGCTCCACCTGCACCCCCTCGTATGAGTGCTGGGACTCCTGGGGAGAACTTTTGGGCCGGTTACGGTGGCCACGATCCCATGGGGCCGTCTGATATGGAGATGGAACCCATTCCCGATTGGCAGTTGGAAGCTCGAGACGAATCTCCCCCTGAAGAGGCTCATTACAACAACGTGGCTTTGGCTCGCATGGCCGCCAAGAAAGAGGTCAATTTGATCAGTTTAACCCGAGAAGAATCGGGCACAAATGGTGGTGCCCTGCATGTAGGGCCACCCTCCCACGCCCCACCACCACCCATGACCAAACCACCCCCTGTTATGGCCGAGACCCACGCTTACAGTCAACCCCCACCCGGACCGCCACCACATCGAGTTCATCATCCGCCCTCAGGCTTACAAAACATGAACGGTGGTCAAAACGGTTCCGCCCCACCGCCTCCTGCCGTCCCTTCGGGTGCACGTCCGTCATTGCAAGATCGTCTCAAATCCCTGGCGGGCGTAACCTTTGACTCGGCAGCGGGAGGCAAGGAGGGTGGTCCGTGGAATCATCAGGCGCCTGGGGCTCAACCCACGGGTCCACCTCCGCCCCGATTCCATCCCCCCGGTTCGGGTCCTCGACCGCCTCCCTTCTTTGATCAAGGCAACCCTAATCGGTTCCCGTTAGAAGGGAAAACCAATAACGACTTTAGACCCTATGCTCCTGTACCCATGCGTGGTAGAGGAGGCTTCCGAGGTACCCGCCCACCCCGTGCTCATTTTCATCGTGGGGGTCGGTGGTAG
- the LOC131879073 gene encoding uncharacterized protein LOC131879073 codes for MIATFSKEHSVYENILADYEAQVGEINSVGQKALLKRKWSFVIRIVLDLILCQAILGPLVILFWRGTWDYTILVLDKVYQDDCITPNLICLMGGFTMSFILQYFQHHIKYLAGHSKCIRFKLVARLYSVLIGISDIMYWKGIWDGIDCLSGTSPLVAVGTMVAGTLILTLFKTLKSTISAPLGIVLDTSSNCCQTATYFNNGESESLLLNIGDITLTLILEGFVVLFWHGIWTLIDSGSKYYAVGYTFSAWMSLLFGFIGAVLLCFVQFPIMNVHLSEGQGCAIKSTKWFLNFSFAFTGGVVTINSFRGVWYLADIYYLPDQYSLSLNHGWIISTLAIFVLSIGCSLHPGLVRDAPDRRDGLLIPVYYSAHFFIQELGMKDRFPVSPS; via the exons ATGATCgccactttttcaaaagaacatTCAGTTTATGAAAACATCCTCGCGGATTACGAGGCGCAAGTGGGAGAAATTAATTCTGTCGGCCAGAAAGCTCTCTTGAAGAGAAAATGGTCGTTTGTTATACGAATTGTGCTAGATCTGATATTGTGCCAAGCGATCCTGGGTCCATTAGTCATCCTTTTCTGGAGAGGAACTTGGGACTACACAATTTTGGTGCTGGACAAAGTATACCAG gaCGATTGCATCACACCGAATCTAATATGCCTGATGGGAGGCTTTACGATGTCGTTCATCTTGCAATATTTCCAACACCACATCAAGTATTTGGCCGGTCACTCTAAATGCATCCGGTTCAAATTAGTTGCCAGGCTATATAGTGTACTCATTGGCATCAGTGATATCATGTATTGGAAAGGCATCTGGGATGGCATCGATTGTTTATCAGGCACATCCCCTTTGGTGGCAGTGGGAACAATGGTTGCAGGAACTCTGATCTTGACCTTATTCAAAACCTTAAAGTCGACAATCAGTGCTCCCTTGGGCATCGTTTTAGACACGTCATCTAATTGCTGCCAAACAGCTACATATTTTAACAACGGG GAATCTGAGTCGTTACTTCTCAATATTGGAGATATTACCTtgaccttgattttggagGGGTTTGTTGTCTTGTTCTGGCACGGAATTTGGACTCTGATAGATAGTGGGTCAAAATATTACGCCGTGGGATACACATTTTCCGCCTGGATGTCGCTG ctttttggGTTCATTGGTGCAGTTCTTCTCTGCTTTGTCCAATTCCCAATCATGAACGTACACCTATCAGAAGGCCAAGGATGCGCCATAAAGAGCACAAAATGGTTCCTGAACTTCAGTTTTGCCTTTACGGGCGGCGTAGTCACCATCAATTCATTTCGAGGCGTTTGGTACCTTGCTGACATCTACTATTTGCCAG ATCAATACTCCTTGAGTTTGAACCATGGATGGATCATTTCCACGTTGGCAATATTTGTGCTATCTATTGGATGTTCCCTGCATCCAGGGCTTGTGAGGGATGCACCGGATCGGCGCGATGGGCTCCTCATACCTGTCTACTACTCAGctcactttttcattcaagagcTCGGAATGAAAGATCGCTTTCCAGTGTCACCAAGTTAA
- the LOC131879910 gene encoding rho guanine nucleotide exchange factor 28-like, translating into MSGRLAQPVPAPPPRAPLPPPPIILSSDEAPDTGEESDEDLITSYLGGGGGGPASPATRLPAFPDVLPHHAPSGDPPHHILADNLLQLAEIHENIQRMRLANTEGPSRPPRSHRAPRPESLHQRWSTSCPALNHEAALDVVGGAVPAGSFDSGPSPESPSHPVPYYSTTTPTSSTSHTGRSHRKRWPGAWSSGSTTEGPKHRGKTRPGRPRSYSASSNDSDDPFGQPSGDYVDGCLGGGHGSQPRLRSASTVATTRGSLGNESNYGGPPSGPSSHRTPEKLLPRPPVGTRYTPNIFSQFPGLHKSISTPSIATDHPHSRSAHRKGRDYPEPTHVFLQKLISEHEWTRRSGSDSDSDDEPQGPPPSGLLPEIEGRRQHHRVPFPLEPSVPAAHPSVQPAPSPQISLAEFLQDVPNLEDDDQRKRRRKKERSSIFFRKKKDKSKSASASLQTQPDGHLKSLAKAPSAISLSTKPLQTRVPQHSYSMSSLRKPSSHNHYAGNFYHARGEMSKVNHEDRDDYGVQEDTTGLIEGEYVPGEEFSEGGPAAIRNLETDPFLRIQDEEAESWQQAWKSQDLQGLTPTQIKRQEHIYELIVTESNHCQVLKVIQKIFVEGMYKYLNIPPEIVDRIFPCIEELIEIHFKFLEQLRIRQNAQPVVESVADLLLEQFAGESSKLWKEAYGTFCSQHSDAVSLYKDIYKSDRRFQQFIRHCANNPLLKKKGIPECILFVTTRITKYPLLIEPLIKTARDLPQEQQKLRDASLFVRDILKDVNAKVAEKEREQRFLEIYKGIDAKSWVLYQGKKFKKSDILSESRKLMFEGLAVLHQGRGRSLSVTVVVLSDILFFLQENSQKYHFTTPEGKPGVIPVHTLIAREKTGPSTKALYLISTSERDPEMFELEIQQPPTRDDWITGIREAVDACSYGSDSEGGVSSNVLEARRNVEAKYMRMRHLTAELRGKDIELARLLEDKMRVMGDMLVVLGTPNPFKDSPPDYLSLVREKDSHCTKEDLLNAVQEASRLASSLYSSGSNLSRSVSSAGEKHSVTYASPTLPKRAETFGGFDQQQPTLPMGLIQQPPESLPAQSQESLRSSKPDEANPWRGLPSVPPLLNLEAEQQEAAVQITHYLNSLMCMVSEHFTSLESMKAEISEIRDRSSVMGGRYKHNQQLEELRNLQDRMVHEKRAWQKEKEAMEMEMESKKKQMAKTQAEIDRGLKDVKEQRDQLYRKLDLLKGQGIEIMGPNMSVLKTEPPPNQSSHHQADVLFYSEVSSAENTFPRMNSASSASFRSTGNSMVHLNAAVSNPSLVANSVGSGGSLTKKDLIGGHSNLAHEGKGDKSEIKQQIPVKLSSKLSVQGGSSKEKGTKKMSSVANLGKQNSLASSSLLSTSMGNIAKPIVEGGVQQILPFKLSEKNLGSSSSNSSERRTSPKPGYQKLTSVPSPPSSQDPGGGGPPIEISHQRTGSSPAQMNPPPRTTSSNSGSGTTSNNTLPKVSSGQKIDYNEDQVMYF; encoded by the exons CACCAGTTACTTGGGCGGAGGCGGTGGGGGGCCGGCCAGCCCAGCCACCCGCCTACCCGCCTTTCCCGATGTATTACCCCACCACGCCCCGTCCGGCGACCCGCCGCATCACATTTTGGCCGACAATCTGCTCCAGTTGGCCGAGATTCATGAAAACATTCAACGGATGCGACTAGCCAACACGGAGGGTCCCAGTCGACCGCCGCGATCGCACCGCGCTCCACGCCCCGAGTCGCTGCATCAGCGATGGTCCACCTCGTGCCCCGCCTTAAACCATGAGGCCGCGCTCGATGTTGTCGGTGGGGCCGTACCCGCCGGCAGTTTCGACAGCGGGCCCTCGCCCGAGTCGCCGTCTCATCCGGTGCCTTACTATTCGACCACCACGCCCACCTCCTCGACCAGTCACACCGGGCGCTCGCACCGGAAACGCTGGCCGGGGGCCTGGTCGTCCGGTTCCACCACCGAAGGCCCCAAGCATCGGGGCAAAACCCGCCCGGGTCGACCTCGGAGCTACTCCGCGTCCAGTAATGACTCGGACGATCCGTTCGGTCAACCATCGGGCGATTACGTCGACGGCTGTTTGGGCGGCGGCCACGGCTCGCAACCCCGTCTGCGTTCCGCCTCCACCGTGGCCACTACCCGAGGTAGTTTGGGTAATGAATCCAACTACGGTGGCCCGCCATCGGGTCCGTCCAGTCATCGAACCCCGGAGAAGTTGTTACCCAG ACCACCGGTTGGCACTCGTTACACGCCCAATATTTTCTCACAGTTCCCCGGGTTGCATAAATCCATCTCCACGCCCTCCATTGCAACGGACCATCCTCACAGTCGAAGTGCTCATCGAAAAGG ACGCGACTACCCCGAGCCCACGCATGTGTTCTTGCAGAAATTGATTTCGGAACACGA ATGGACCCGACGTAGCGGAAGCGATAGTGATAGTGATGACGAGCCTCAAGGGCCGCCCCCTAGCGGGTTACTGCCCGAAATCGAGGGGCGACGTCAACATCATAGAGTCCCCTTCCCCCTGGAACCATCCGTTCCAGCTGCTCACCCCTCAGTTCAGCCCGCTCCTTCCCCACAGATTTCCTTGGCCGAGTTCTTGCAGGATGT GCCCAATCTAGAAGACGACGACCAACGGAAGCGGCGTCGGAAGAAGGAACGGTCAAGCATCTTCTTCCGTAAGAAGAAAGACAAATCAAAATCTGCATCCGCCTCCCTCCAAACCCAACCTGATGGCCACTTGAAGAGCCTAGCCAAGGCTCCGTCGGCTATAAGTTTGTCCACGAAACCATTGCAGACCCGGGTGCCTCAACATAGTTACAGCATGTCCAGTTTACGGAAGCCCTCGTCGCACAATCATTATGCGGGCAATTTCTATCATGCCAGGGGTGAAATGAG TAAGGTAAATCACGAGGACCGCGATGATTATGGAGTCCAAGAAGACACCACTGG ACTTATTGAGGGTGAATATGTGCCTGGAGAGGAATTTTCCGAAGGTGGACCCGCTGCTATTCGGAATTTGGAAACAGATCCCTTTCTCAGGATTCAGGATGAAGAAGCCGAATCATGGCAGCAAGCCTGGAAATCCCAAGACCTTCAAGGTCTCACTCCGACCCAAATCAAGCGGCAAGAACACATCTATGAGCTAATCGTCACCGAAAGCAACCATTGTCAAGTACTGAAGGTTATCCAAAAG ATATTTGTGGAAGGGATGTACAAATACCTGAACATACCTCCCGAGATTGTGGATCGGATCTTTCCGTGCATTGAAGAGCTAATTGAGATCCACTTTAAGTTCTTGGAGCAACTTCGAATACGACAAAATGCTCAACCAGTGGTAGAAAGTGTGGCCGACTTGCTCTTGGAGCAATTCGCCGGGGAATCCTCAAAACTTTGGAAAGAGGCTTATGGCACATTTTGTAGCCAACATAGTGATGCTGTGTCCTTATATAAGGACATTTACAAAAGTGATCGTCGATTCCAACAATTTATTCGCCATTGTGCCAACAACCCCTTACTGAAGAAGAAAGGCATCCCCGAGTGCATTCTATTTGTGACCACACGGATCACCAAATACCCTCTCCTCATCGAACCTCTCATCAAAACAGCCCGGGATCTTCCCCAAGAACAACAAAAGCTCCGCGATGCTAGTTTATTTGTCAGG GACATTCTCAAAGACGTGAATGCGAAAGTGGCCGAAAAAGAGCGAGAGCAGCGATTCCTCGAGATCTATAAAGGGATTGATGCCAAATCGTGGGTGCTCTATCAAGgcaagaaattcaagaagTCTGATATCCTCTCTGAATCGAGGAAGCTCATGTTCGAAGGACTAGCTGTGCTTCATCAAGGCCGTGGTCGAAGCCTTTCGGTGACCGTGGTCGTGCTTTCAGATATCCTCTTTTTTCTCCAAGAGAACAGTCAGAAATATCACTTCACCACACCCGAGGGAAAG CCCGGGGTTATTCCCGTTCACACCTTGATCGCACGCGAGAAGACCGGTCCAAGTACAAAGGCGTTGTATTTGATCTCAACGTCTGAGCGCGATCCGGAAATGTTCGAGCTGGAGATTCAACAACCACCCACCAGAGATGACTGGATCACTGGTATTCGCGAGGCAGTGGATGCTTGCTCGTATGGGTCGGATTCCGAGGGAGGCGTA AGCTCCAATGTCCTAGAAGCGAGGCGTAATGTCGAGGCCAAGTACATGAGGATGCGTCATCTGACGGCTGAACTTCgtggtaaagatattgagctcGCACGTCTGCTCGAGGACAAAATGCGGGTCATGGGTGATATGCTCGTCGTCTTGGGCACCCCTAACCCGTTCAAGGACAGCCCTCCGGATTATTTAAGCTTGGTACGCGAAAAGGATTCGCATTGCACCAAGGAAGATCTGCTCAACGCTGTTCAAGAGGCGAGTCGTCTAGCTAGCTCGTTGTACTCGTCGGGTTCAAATCTCTCTCGGAGTGTCAGCTCGGCGGGTGAAAAGCATAGTGTGACCTATGCCTCGCCTACTCTTCCCAAACGGGCAGAGACCTTCGGAGGATTTGATCAACAACAGCCAACGCTCCCGATGGGTTTGATCCAGCAACCTCCTGAATCGCTCCCGGCTCAAAGTCAGGAGTCCCTGAGGTCTTCCAAGCCGGACGAAGCCAATCCATGGCGTGGCTTGCCCTCTGTTCCTCCCTTGTTGAATCTGGAAGCCGAGCAACAAGAGGCTGCTGTCCAAATCACGCACTATCTGAATAGTTTGATGTGCATGGTCTCCGAACATTTTACCAGCCTAGAGAG CATGAAAGCCGAAATATCCGAGATCCGAGATCGATCATCCGTGATGGGTGGTCGCTATAAACATAATCAACAATTGGAGGAGCTCAGAAATCTTCAAGATCGAATGGTTCATGAGAAACGTGCATGgcagaaggaaaaggaagcCATGGAGATGGAAATGGAATcgaaaaagaagcaaatggCAAAAACTCAG GCCGAAATTGATCGTGGGCTGAAGGATGTCAAGGAGCAACGTGATCAGCTCTACCGCAAACTTGACCTGCTCAAAGGGCAAGGCATCGAGATCATGGGTCCAAATATGTCCGTCCTCAAAACCGAACCACCGCCCAACCAATCTAGCCACCATCAAGCCGATGTGTTGTTCTACTCGGAGGTGTCTTCGGCCGAAAACACTTTCCCCAGAATGAATAGTGCCTCGTCGGCCTCGTTTCGATCCACGGGGAACTCCATGGTGCACCTGAATGCGGCCGTATCGAATCCGTCGCTGGTGGCCAATTCAGTGGGATCGGGTGGAAGCCTCACCAAGAAGGATCTGATTGGCGGCCATTCGAACCTCGCTCATGAAGGAAAGGGCGACAAATCCGAAATCAAACAACAAATCCCGGTCAAACTGAGTTCCAAACTCTCGGTTCAAGGAGGCTCTTCTAAGGAGAAGGGTACCAAAAAGATGTCCTCCGTCGCAAATTTGGGCAAG CAAAATTCTTTGGCCAGTTCCTCTCTTCTGAGCACATCCATGGGCAATATCGCCAAACCGATTGTTGAGGGTGGTGTGCAACAAATCTTGCCTTTCAAACTGAGTGAGAAGAACCTGGGTTCATCATCCAGTAATTCATCGGAACGCAGAACCAGTCCCAAACCTGGCTACCAAAAGCTCACTTCCGTGCCAAGTCCCCCATCTAGCCAAGATCCAGGTGGAGGAGGACCTCCAATTGAAATCTCCCACCAGCGTACGGGAAGCTCTCCGGCTCAAATGAATCCTCCCCCTCGAACCACCTCGAGTAATTCGGGGAGTGGCACGACGAGCAATAACACCCTTCCTAAAGTGTCCTCGGGCCAGAAGATCGACTACAACGAAGATCAGGTCATGTACTTCTGA
- the LOC131879914 gene encoding eukaryotic translation initiation factor 4E-1A-like, whose translation MASAAMASSCPSDFLAHLQGGALSSPPTSPPSNVDHALLPSFGLHPLEQAWCLWFYKEDRNANFQENLRYITNFQHVEGFWSLFNHLETPSNLPINTDYSLFKEDIQPMWEDELNRHGGRWIFVLKRHANHRALLDQLWMDFVLALIGEQDCLGTLGRLINGAVVSIRAKVYRIALWIGDASAEDAILRIGHFMKSILSAGGPHKLSFEVHADARKKKSSDAPRNLYVI comes from the exons ATGGCCAGTGCTGCCATGGCATCGTCCTGTCCCTCGGATTTCCTGGCCCACCTCCAAGGCGGGGCCTTGAGCTCGCCACCCACCAGCCCGCCGTCCAATGTCGACCACGCTCTCCTGCCCTCGTTTGGACTGCACCCTTTGGAACAGGCCTGGTGTCTGTGGTTCTACAAGGAGGATCGGAACGCTAATTTTCAGGAAAACCTTCGCTACATCACCAATTTTCAGCACGTGGAGGGATTCTGGAGTCTGTTCAATCATTTGGAAACGCCCTCCAACCTGCCCATCAACACCGATTATAGCCTATTCAAG gagGATATTCAACCCATGTGGGAAGATGAGTTAAATCGTCATGGAGGCCGTTGGATCTTCGTGTTGAAACGCCATGCCAATCACCGAGCGCTCTTGGATCAGTTGTGGATGGATTTCGTCTTGGCTCTGATCGGCGAACAGGATTGCTTGGGCACGCTGGGTCGACTCATCAACGGGGCGGTGGTGTCCATTCGGGCCAAGGTGTATCGCATTGCCCTCTGGATTGGCGATGCCTCAGCCGAGGATGCCATCCTCAGGATTGGACACTTTATGAAAAGCATTTTGAGTGCAGGCGGGCCGCACAAGTTGAGTTTCGAGGTGCATGCGGATGCTCGGAAGAAGAAGTCGAGCGATGCACCCAGGAACTTGTatgtcatttga